The proteins below come from a single Melospiza georgiana isolate bMelGeo1 chromosome 4, bMelGeo1.pri, whole genome shotgun sequence genomic window:
- the STYK1 gene encoding tyrosine-protein kinase STYK1 — MAGDEKRFSRMLLECNSNDKLCVVREHQTEVIVVPVLLVGLFVIVLSVILWLHCRGLRAKQEQSAPARTQVTRKNQQEPCSTENRYIQLNESSVESLLNSVSLTLKELEIPREKLLPDSLQLIKLGAYGSIYRAQLETGSSGKTKTVVLKALQDPASPQKVKDFLGRIKFHQNLGHHENLVELVGCCIDQLPLYMIMEDVSLGDLLTFLWTCRKDVMAMDGVPYDLTERQVYEVGQQVAAALAYLEEKNLFHGDIAARNVLLHHNFTAKLCGLGLAYETHTHGASSVTRNVPVKWQAPERLLSKPPTIKADIWSFGILLYEMITLGAPPYPEVPPSDILSYLQKQNIMKQPSSCQQAMYCIMRSCWQWSAADRPSPAQLLCSLETAMKTSNGHTVLQVPEPVVPELYADAAGVDVHSLVREYTIL; from the exons ATGGCAGGGGATGAGAAAAGATTCTCACGGATGCTGCTGGAGTGCAATAGCAATGACAAGCTATGTG TTGTGCGTGAACACCAAACGGAAGTGATCGTTGTTCCAGTTCTCCTGGTGGGACTTTTTGTCATTGTGCTCAGTGTGATCCTCTGGCTCCACTGCCGTGGCCTGcgagcaaagcaggagcaatCAGCACCAGCCAGAACCCAAg TGACAAGAAAGAATCAGCAGGAACCCTGCTCAACAGAGAACCGCTACATCCAGCTAAAtgagagctctgtggagagccTGCTAAATTCTGTGTCCTTGACTCTGAAAGAATTAGAGATACCACGAGAGAAACTCTTACCAGACAGCTTGCAGCTGATAAAACTTGGTGCCTATGGGAGCATCTACAGAGCACAGTTGGAAactgggagctctgggaagaCTAAGACTGTGGTGTTGAAAGCCTTGCAAG ATCCAGCTAGTCCCCAGAAAGTGAAGGATTTCTTGGGAAGGATTAAATTCCATCAAAACCTTGGCCATCACGAGAACCTGGTTGAATTGGTTGGATGTTGTATAGACCAGCTCCCACTGTATATGATCATGGAAGATGTGTCTCTTGGTGACCTGCTGACATTTCTGTGGACATGTCGGAAG GATGTAATGGCAATGGATGGTGTCCCCTATGACCTCACTGAGAGGCAGGTATATGAGGTCGGACAGCAGGTTGCAGCAGCTCTG GCTTATCTTGAAGAAAAGAACTTGTTCCATGGTGACATTGCTGCCAGGAATGTCCTTCTCCATCACAACTTCACTGCCAAGCTCTGTGGTTTGGGCCTGGCCTACGAAACTCACACACACGGTGCCAGCTCAGTCACACGGAACGTCCCCGTCAAGTGGCAGGCACCAGAGAGGCTCCTGAGCAAACCCCCTACCATCAAGGCAGACAT aTGGTCTTTTGGAATTCTACTGTATGAAATGATTACATTAG GTGCTCCACCATATCCTGAGGTGCCACCTTCTGACATCTTATCCTACCTGCAGAAACAGAACATTATGAAGCAGCCCTCAAGCTGCCAGCAAGCCAT GTACTGCATCATGAGGTCCTGCTGGCAGTGGAGTGCAGCTGACCGGCCTTCCCCAGCGCAGCTCTTGTGCTCCCTGGAAACAGCCATGAAGACCAGCAATGGGCAcacagtgctgcaggtgcctGAGCCAGTGGTGCCTGAACTCTatgctgatgctgctggtgttGATGTGCACAGCCTGGTGAGGGAATACACAATCCTCTGA